Genomic segment of Paenibacillus sp. FSL R5-0623:
TGATGATTTTGCGATATTGGATCGGATAGTTGAACTAAAGAATATTTACACTAACCACTTCGATGACAGAACAACCTTCCGATCACTGTTATCCCCAGATTTTTTAATTCACTTTTATAAAGGTGAAAATCTTGGGATAGCGTATGCTTTCGATGTAGCTTTCTTTCAGAAAGCTTTCAGGCGAGGTGATGCTTTCGAAGTAGCTTTCTTGCAGAAAGCTTGTAGCTTCGCTTCTTCAGGTTCTTTCTGTCCTCTACGTTCTCGTGTAAATGGTTAGTTCAACTTATATAGGTTCTATTGTTATATCCGGTAATTCCTTCGTCTGATCGGTTAATACTGTTCTATAGAGGACAGATAGCCTATCTGAGCGAAGGGAGCTGGATTCATGAGTGAACTGAAGCGCAAGCTGTTAATTACGGGAGCTGCTGGAGTCATTGGTCGCAGTCTGTTGGAGGGGTTGAGATCCAAAGGCACGTATGACATCGTCGCGGCTGATCTGCGAGAAGACGAGGAAGCTGGCATTGTAGCCATGGATGTGACCGATGGGGAACACCTGAAGGAACTAATGCAAGGGGTTCATACCGTTCTGCACATTGCATGGGCCAAGGATGAGGAAGATTTTCTGGGCAAAGTTCTGCCGATCAACGTAACCGGAGCCTACCATGTGTATGAAGCTGCACGGTTGAATGGTGTTCAGCGGGTGATCTTTGCAAGTTCCAACCATGCGACAGGCTTCTATCCTACAGGTGAGGATATTGAAGTGGATGACCCGTACCGACCGGACAGCTTCTATGGACTTAGCAAATGTTATATTGAACTGCTGGGACGTTATTATGTTGACAAATATGACCTGTCCTCATTCAACATTCGGATTGGAAACTTCTCAGGTGATACATACCCGCACTCGGAGCGCTCGGCTCATATCTGGATCTCACCAAGGGACATGGTCCAGCTCGCTGAGTGCTGTATTGAAGCCGATTCAGATATGAAGTATCTGAATCTGTACGGGACTTCTGCGAATACAGATAATTACTATGATATTAGCTATCTGGCCCAGAAGATTGGATACCACCCACAGGATGATGCAGCCGAGTTGTGGGAAGAGGCAAAGCTTAGAGGCGTACCCGACAAACAGGATGAGACAGCCTATCAGGGCGGAGGCCATGTGGAGAAAGAACCAAAAGATTCATAAGATGGCGACACTCAGTGATGAAAACGCTATTTTCTATTGTAGCCGAAAGGGATAAAATGGAGACTGAGGTGTTCAGTGTTTCCATTTTGCACAAGAGGAAGGAACGATTTCAATCATGAGTACAAGTCCATCCGTTATATTGTTTCAGGGAGACTCGATTACAGATGGGGGAAGATCACGCAATGATGATCCAAATCATTTTCTCGGACACGGATATGCGTATCTAATCTCCAGCAAACTGGGTATGGAACTCGCGGGTAAGCAAAAAACCTTCTATAACAGAGGCATCAGCGGGGATCGGGCATCCGATCTGTACGCACGCTGGAATGAGGATACCATTAGTCTAAAACCGGACCTGATCAGCATCCTGATTGGGGTGAATGATGCCTGGCGCACGATGAATGGTGAACCTAGCGGGGTAACGGATCGTTTCGGACGGGCGTATCGCCATTTGCTCGAGGAAACTCGGGAAGTGATGCCGGATACGGGGCTGATTTTGATGGAACCGTTTATTCTGAGAACCGGAGCTACCGCGGAGAAATGGGATGCCTGGGAAGAGTATATCGGTCAATATCAGAAACTGGCCCAAGGTCTTGCTGAGGAATTTGGAGCTGTGTGGGTGCCATTGCAGCAGACGTTTAATGACGCTATGAAACAGGCGGATGCAGCGTACTGGTTATGGGATGGCGTACACCCAACCGCAGCAGGTCATGAGCTGATTGCACGCCAATGGTTGTCTGTTGTACAGAATTCATCGCTTGCGATTGTGTAATAACAACAGCGGACAGTTGCGATATGGGCAGCAGCACTTTAGGTATACAGGATTAGTTGAGGATATAAGATAGTTAAGAGTATGAGATAGCCATAAAGAGCCTGTGGACAGGCAGAATGCAACGGAGAACCTGACGAAGGTTCTTCGTTTTTTTTGTGTTGGGAAGGAGAAGGACGTAACGTCGTGGAAAGGGTTGTAAGGGATAATTTTTCAAATGTGCTATCATATCCGGTAAAATGAAATCGATTACATTATAATATGGGTATGACAATCCATTAACGGAGAGTGGTGAATCCAGTGGAAGATTCCATTCACGAAGTCGAAAATGAAAATATAAACCAACGTGGAAACGAGAGCAGAACATTGAGTTCCTTAAGTGCCGACAGACTCTTGGAGAAGTTATCCCGGCCTGAATTGGCTACGTTATACACAGACTTGAAGGCTTACGCTGAACGTGCCTTGAAAGAACCCATGCCTTCCTTGTTGTTCCGTCTATATCGACAGTTCAGCGAGACGGGTGAGCGGAAAGCTTATGAGCAGGCTTATTTCGATCGAAGGGGCAGGTTGGCTGCTGTGGCGATGCTCGCATTGGATTCAGCTAGGCCGGATGCACTGCAAGCGCTGGAGGAAATGTTGTGGAACGTGTGTGGTGAGTATACGTGGTGCTTGCGCGCGCATCTGGGTACGGGAGAGGTCGATCAGGTGAATGGAAACATTGATCTGTTCGCCGCAGAGACAGTACATATGCTGGCAGAGATGGTGACCATTCACGCCGATCGGCTGGATCGTCTTGTCATAGAACGGATCAGGTTTGAAGCAGAGCGGCGAATCTTCGCCCCGCTTTACCGGGAGCAACGGAAGTTCCACTGGCAGACAGCGGATCACAACTGGTCGGCGGTCTGTGGTGGCTGCTGTGGCATGGCCGCATTGTTACTACTCGAGGATGAGTCCACACTACAGGAATCGATCTCCCATACGGTCAGCTGTATGAACGCATTCTTGAGCGGTTATGGCGAGGATGGCGGCTGCGCCGAAGGTATTGGATATTGGGTATATGGCTTTGGTTATTTCACCTATTATGCCGAGATGCTTCGTGAATATAGTGAGGGCGAACTAAATCTGCTGACGGGTTCCAAAATAACAGCTATCGCAGCCTTCCCGCTGCGAGTTCATCTGTCAGGCGGAACATTCGTGAATTATTCGGACAGTGCCGAGCAGGAAGACATTCCTTCCGGACTACTCTCCCTGCTCGCGTCCCGGGTTGGGTTGCAGGTGGATCTGCCGCTTCATATTCCACTCCTTACAGATGATCCCTGTCATCGCTGGGCTCATCTGTTGCGGAACGTGATGTGGAGCGATCCGGCAGTGTATGGTGGTGAAGGTGCCTCTGGGCAGTTTGAACGGGGATTTATTTTTCGAAATCTGGGCTGGATGATTACAAAAGGCTCGCTCGATTCCCGGGATACAAAACATGCGAACGGCGCACCCCTTCATGTGGCTATTTCCGTTAAAGGTGGGCATAACGATGAACCTCACAACCATAATGATCTGGGGCAGTTCATTATCCATTGCGGTGGTGAGAATATTCTGTGTGATCCAGGAGCAGGGTTGTACAGCCAAGCGTATTTTGCACCAGGCAGGGAGCAACTGTTCCACATCTCGTCATCCGGTCATAACGTTCCGCTCATTGAAGGCCAGGAGCAATGCTCCGGTCGGCAAGCACAGGCCCGTGTGTTAGAGGCAAAGCTGGCAGAGGGTGGCGGTGAGCTGAATACAACATTGGATCTGACATCCGCTTACTCTGGAGCTGCTTCACTGGCTCGTTATACGCGCCAATTTCATTGGAAGATGGCTTCTGAAGGTAGCGGGAGTGGAGCGGAATTGCGTCTCACTGACCGTTTTCAATGGAAGAGCAGGATGGTGTCTTCGACAGAACGATTCTCTTCGGTGGATGATTCAGATGCAGGATGTTCGAGCGTAGTGGAGCGATGGATGAGCAGAGTACAACCTGAGGTGGTGAAGAGCGGTAATCTTCGCTGGCAAGGTGTGCATGGAACGGTCCATATGACGTATGATGCGAACCAGTGGCAGGTTTTTACGGAGGTTATGAACACAGTTGATCATGACAATGTCCCAGTCACATTCTATCGGACGTCACTATCATGGACAGGTGTGATTGATGAGACGGATGTTCGGACAGAACGCCCTAATCCGCTTGAAACGGTATGTGAGGTACACTTCATCATTGAACCGAAAATGGGAGAAACCGAGGTGAGCATGCGTGAGTAAATATACATCTGCGTCCACGTATCCATGGAAAGATGAACTCGAACGTTACCGTACATTGGCAGAACAAGCGGGCCCCGCTCCGGCAGACGGCTGGAATCGGGAGCGCAAGTTGGCACTTGTTGAAAGTGTTGTTCGCGCTTACACACCATATCAGGACAGCCAAGGTGCAATTATCGACCCGTTCTCGGGTGTGGAGAGATATTATTCTACACCGGCCTATGCGATGGCTGCGGCAGTTTTGGTTGATGCAGGGCGTACAGATTTGCTCCAATCCGCAGCAATAGCCCTGTCACAGAGCATTGATGCCGTGGTGAATCGTAGTGCACCAGACAATCACCCTGATTTTTATCCAGTGCTAATGATGAGAGCTTATATGTTGTTGAAGTCACATCTGCCTGAACAAGCACAGATTTGGGCTGAAGCACTCAAGACGATCCATCCTGAACAAGATTATGTATTTACGATGAGCAAGATGAACAATCCCAATCGCATGATTAACTGGAACGCCATTATGATCTCTGGCGAATATCTGCGGTGGCATGAACAGCTGGCAAGTGAAGATACAGCGTGGATGGATCGTTATCTGGAAGCTTATCATGTGCCCCGTTTTACGGCTCTCGGGTTGTATCAGGATGGACCGCTGGACCGCCCGAATTGTCCATTTTCCTATGATATTGCCACCCGTTATCACCTTGGGGTGATGCTTGAGGCGGGTTACGAGGGAGCCACTGCCGATAGGTTACGTGAGCAGCTGCGCCATGGTGCCTTTAGCTCGCTACTGACGCTCTCGCCGCTAGGTGAGATTCCACCGCGTGGTCGTAGCTCCCAGCATCAGTGGAATGAAGCTGCCGCAGCTTATGTATGTACTACACATGCAACGCAGGCTCTGGAGGCGGGAGATCCGGTGATGGCGGGTGCTTTTATACGTGCGGCCAATCGGTGTTTTGCTGCTGTTGAGCGCTGGAAGATGCATGATGGACGCTTGAAAATTGTACGCAATGAATACGCGCCAGAAGATCGCCACGGTTATGAGATATATACCAACCACACCTGTTACAACCTTTGGACGGCAGCAGCCCTGGCCCACGCTTGTCTCAGTGATCCGGGAGACGATGTGAGCGAAGTGTACCTTCCTTCTGAACTGGGCAGCAGGGTGTTGCAGACCGATGGGTGGTTCGAAACCGTGATTGCATCCGTACCTGGTCAGCAACTGGTAGTACACACAGCGATGAATGATCCGTATACGATCCCTGGTTTGGTACGGGTTCAGCAGACAGGGTTACCTGGTCTGATTGGTCCGTCGGCTGCCAGCCATGTGCAGGCCGGATTCACGGAATTTGCCGAAGGGGTGGTCCGTCCGCTCAGCTACTGTCCTGCTTGGAAGACACCAGATGGGGTATGGCACAGCCTTGCAGAGGGTATTCCATCGGGTGGTGCGTATGATCGGGATGTTGGATTAGACCCTGCTCAGGGAGGTGGGTCAATCGTGTATGAAAAAGCGGGCCAGGATACGCCGAATCAAGTAGAGGGACATCTGGCGGAAAGAACGGCAGAAGATTTCGGAGAGCATCAGGTTAATTCTTTTGCTGTGACATGGGTCGGTCCATTACCCGGAATTAAATCATTGCGTACCCATTATGTGCAACAGGCTGATGTGCTGACTATAACGTATGAATTCGAAGGAGAGATCGCTGCAGCAGGGGCACTCATTCCGTTGATGTTCCATGATGGTCGTGAACAGGCGGTAATTACCCATACGGATCATAGTGTACGAACGGAGTATCGGGGCGCATATGTAGAATCTACAGCACTGGATCAGGGAGCCATAATTCATCTGGAGGAACAGGCTGTGGCTTCCCGTAATGGGTTACTGAAGGAAGCGCGGATTGAAGTGAACGGCGCCAGTAGTTTGACATTTACAATCCGCTTGGGCGAGGTTAGTGATATTTAACTGATAGATATTGAAGTTACGGCATACGACGCTATAGATAAGTTGAGGATGAGCTGGAGCGCATCAAGCATAGGTGTCCGGTATTGAATAGAGGAGGGATACGTTCATGAATACATCAACGTCGGTAAAATGGCTCGAGGAAGCGTGGCAACAGGGCGCTGCCAAGACAATTCGGAATGCAAAGCGGATCAAGGATACTTTTCCGCACATTGCTCCGCAGGGGACGTATGACCGGAATGATCCGGAATGGTGGACAGCGGGTTTCTGGCCTGGATTGTTATGGCTGGTCTATGGGGATGCGCCGGAAAGTGAAGCGGCGGCTTCGCTACATCGCATTGCCGAAAGCTGTGAGCGGCAACTGGAAGGTTGTCTGCGTGATCCCGAATCGGTGGATCACGATCTGGGGTTCATCTGGCTGCTTAGTGGCGTAGCCAACTACCGCCAGACGGGCAGCATGGATGGACGGCGGCGCGGCATGCTTGCCGCCAACCTGCTCGCTGCCCGGTTCCATGTGCGCGGTGAGTTCATCCGCGCCTGGAACTTCAGCTCGTCAGCAATGGATACGCGCGGCGTAGCCATCATTGACAGCATGATGAACCTGCCGCTGCTCTACTGGGCATCCGAGCAGAGCGGCGACCCTCGCTTCCGCTGGCTGGCGGAAGCGCATGTGGACACCGTGGCGCGCGAATTCATCCGTGCGGACGGGTCCATTTGCCACGTGGTGGAGTTCGATCCACACACGGGGCAGAAGTTGCGAGAGCATGGCGGACAGGGCCATGCTCCAGGTTCCGCCTGGGCGCGGGGCACCGCCTGGGCGTTGCACGGGTTTGCGCTGTCTTTCCGGTATACGGGCGAAGCCCGATATCTGGAGACAGCGGAGCGTGCGGCCGATTTCTTCCTCGCCATGCTTGGCGAAGAGATCGTGCCGGTGTGGGATTTCCGCGCACCTGCGGAGCATCAGGTGGCGTGGGACTCGTCCGCTGCGGCGATTGCAGCGAGCGGGTTGCTTGAGCTGGCGAAGCTGTCGCCACGCGGGGAGACCTATGCTGCCGCGGGAGAACGTATCGTCCGCGGCTTGCATGAGCACTATAGCTCCGGCGACTCAGCAGCGGAAGAAGGTCTGATCATGCAGGGAACGGTGCATTACCCGGAAGGGCGAGGGTTGAATGTGCCGATTATATACGGCGATTATTTCTATATGGAAGCGCTGGCGAAGCTGCGTGGACATGCGGGGTTATTTTAAAAGAAGAATCGAGAACTACGGGCTGGAAGAACTGAAGGTGAGAACAGATTAGTAAGGTCGTCGTGTTATGAGTCATCGAGTTGTTAGCAAACCATCATCACCTGTCCGCATAAGGCTGTCTCCGGCATTAGGAACGATATTCCTTCTATTGGAGACGGAGTATACCTAAGTTTGAGCTTTGAATAGACGAATCAAGGTGAGCGGACAGGCGGATGGTGCACATAATCGAAGGAAGACAAAAGAATATCTGGCATATGAATATTCATTCTTACAGGTCCAGTTGGGGTGCAGACTTAGCTATGCTTTACTGAAAAAATCGATTTTCACTTCGAAGGCGTACGTCTCAGAATGACAAAGTCGGCAGAAGATTGATCTGGATAGCGCTGCGGAATAATCTCATGAACTTTGAAATCAGGGTAGTCGAAGAGATATTCAAACAGATTACGGTCCTGGA
This window contains:
- a CDS encoding SGNH/GDSL hydrolase family protein; the protein is MSTSPSVILFQGDSITDGGRSRNDDPNHFLGHGYAYLISSKLGMELAGKQKTFYNRGISGDRASDLYARWNEDTISLKPDLISILIGVNDAWRTMNGEPSGVTDRFGRAYRHLLEETREVMPDTGLILMEPFILRTGATAEKWDAWEEYIGQYQKLAQGLAEEFGAVWVPLQQTFNDAMKQADAAYWLWDGVHPTAAGHELIARQWLSVVQNSSLAIV
- a CDS encoding NAD(P)-dependent oxidoreductase; its protein translation is MKRKLLITGAAGVIGRSLLEGLRSKGTYDIVAADLREDEEAGIVAMDVTDGEHLKELMQGVHTVLHIAWAKDEEDFLGKVLPINVTGAYHVYEAARLNGVQRVIFASSNHATGFYPTGEDIEVDDPYRPDSFYGLSKCYIELLGRYYVDKYDLSSFNIRIGNFSGDTYPHSERSAHIWISPRDMVQLAECCIEADSDMKYLNLYGTSANTDNYYDISYLAQKIGYHPQDDAAELWEEAKLRGVPDKQDETAYQGGGHVEKEPKDS
- a CDS encoding heparinase II/III family protein, encoding MEKLSRPELATLYTDLKAYAERALKEPMPSLLFRLYRQFSETGERKAYEQAYFDRRGRLAAVAMLALDSARPDALQALEEMLWNVCGEYTWCLRAHLGTGEVDQVNGNIDLFAAETVHMLAEMVTIHADRLDRLVIERIRFEAERRIFAPLYREQRKFHWQTADHNWSAVCGGCCGMAALLLLEDESTLQESISHTVSCMNAFLSGYGEDGGCAEGIGYWVYGFGYFTYYAEMLREYSEGELNLLTGSKITAIAAFPLRVHLSGGTFVNYSDSAEQEDIPSGLLSLLASRVGLQVDLPLHIPLLTDDPCHRWAHLLRNVMWSDPAVYGGEGASGQFERGFIFRNLGWMITKGSLDSRDTKHANGAPLHVAISVKGGHNDEPHNHNDLGQFIIHCGGENILCDPGAGLYSQAYFAPGREQLFHISSSGHNVPLIEGQEQCSGRQAQARVLEAKLAEGGGELNTTLDLTSAYSGAASLARYTRQFHWKMASEGSGSGAELRLTDRFQWKSRMVSSTERFSSVDDSDAGCSSVVERWMSRVQPEVVKSGNLRWQGVHGTVHMTYDANQWQVFTEVMNTVDHDNVPVTFYRTSLSWTGVIDETDVRTERPNPLETVCEVHFIIEPKMGETEVSMRE
- a CDS encoding glycosyl hydrolase, with amino-acid sequence MSKYTSASTYPWKDELERYRTLAEQAGPAPADGWNRERKLALVESVVRAYTPYQDSQGAIIDPFSGVERYYSTPAYAMAAAVLVDAGRTDLLQSAAIALSQSIDAVVNRSAPDNHPDFYPVLMMRAYMLLKSHLPEQAQIWAEALKTIHPEQDYVFTMSKMNNPNRMINWNAIMISGEYLRWHEQLASEDTAWMDRYLEAYHVPRFTALGLYQDGPLDRPNCPFSYDIATRYHLGVMLEAGYEGATADRLREQLRHGAFSSLLTLSPLGEIPPRGRSSQHQWNEAAAAYVCTTHATQALEAGDPVMAGAFIRAANRCFAAVERWKMHDGRLKIVRNEYAPEDRHGYEIYTNHTCYNLWTAAALAHACLSDPGDDVSEVYLPSELGSRVLQTDGWFETVIASVPGQQLVVHTAMNDPYTIPGLVRVQQTGLPGLIGPSAASHVQAGFTEFAEGVVRPLSYCPAWKTPDGVWHSLAEGIPSGGAYDRDVGLDPAQGGGSIVYEKAGQDTPNQVEGHLAERTAEDFGEHQVNSFAVTWVGPLPGIKSLRTHYVQQADVLTITYEFEGEIAAAGALIPLMFHDGREQAVITHTDHSVRTEYRGAYVESTALDQGAIIHLEEQAVASRNGLLKEARIEVNGASSLTFTIRLGEVSDI
- a CDS encoding glycoside hydrolase family 88 protein, which translates into the protein MNTSTSVKWLEEAWQQGAAKTIRNAKRIKDTFPHIAPQGTYDRNDPEWWTAGFWPGLLWLVYGDAPESEAAASLHRIAESCERQLEGCLRDPESVDHDLGFIWLLSGVANYRQTGSMDGRRRGMLAANLLAARFHVRGEFIRAWNFSSSAMDTRGVAIIDSMMNLPLLYWASEQSGDPRFRWLAEAHVDTVAREFIRADGSICHVVEFDPHTGQKLREHGGQGHAPGSAWARGTAWALHGFALSFRYTGEARYLETAERAADFFLAMLGEEIVPVWDFRAPAEHQVAWDSSAAAIAASGLLELAKLSPRGETYAAAGERIVRGLHEHYSSGDSAAEEGLIMQGTVHYPEGRGLNVPIIYGDYFYMEALAKLRGHAGLF